Proteins from a single region of Negativicoccus succinicivorans:
- the csn2 gene encoding type II-A CRISPR-associated protein Csn2, with protein sequence MILSHPVFDSSIDLARNNLVVLEHPLLYRTLVAELIAQSEGETGRFLLTENYEEKSIGKCLSIIHNPFQLCENDHKMRTALYKLLETEVQTLDFEYYKEVESKIIQFLQHVNMQSSYPLTMSDSIGMTEIFKLGQLQLELTKDSVPERLYEYIYALHRLAGAQCVVMYNVRNIFTNTETEVFLKEISEQEISVLFLERSVPPVVTKYEKLYIVDQDLCEIS encoded by the coding sequence ATGATCTTAAGCCACCCCGTTTTCGATTCGTCGATCGACCTTGCCCGTAATAATCTCGTCGTTTTGGAGCATCCGCTTTTGTATCGCACATTGGTAGCGGAATTGATCGCCCAAAGTGAAGGTGAAACAGGAAGATTTCTTTTAACGGAAAATTATGAAGAAAAGTCGATTGGAAAATGCCTTTCGATCATTCACAATCCGTTTCAGCTGTGCGAAAATGATCATAAAATGCGCACCGCCTTGTATAAATTACTTGAAACAGAAGTACAGACGCTAGACTTTGAATATTACAAAGAAGTGGAATCAAAGATAATTCAATTTTTGCAGCATGTGAATATGCAATCCTCATATCCGCTTACGATGTCGGATTCTATCGGCATGACAGAGATCTTCAAACTGGGGCAATTGCAACTGGAATTGACCAAAGACTCCGTGCCGGAGCGTCTCTATGAATACATCTATGCATTGCACCGTTTGGCAGGCGCGCAATGCGTGGTTATGTATAATGTAAGAAACATATTTACCAATACAGAAACGGAGGTGTTTTTAAAAGAAATTAGCGAACAGGAAATATCTGTTTTATTTTTAGAAAGGAGTGTCCCGCCTGTCGTCACAAAATACGAAAAACTATATATAGTGGATCAGGATTTGTGTGAAATCAGCTAA
- the cas2 gene encoding CRISPR-associated endonuclease Cas2 — translation MRILVLFDLPTETSLDLREYRRFRKILLEMGFIMLQESVYTKIALTTTISEQITNRLRHEKPANGLVQILRVTEKQFENMETLVGEYSSNVIDTDEKVVIL, via the coding sequence ATGCGCATTTTAGTGCTCTTTGACCTACCGACGGAAACGTCGCTGGATTTGCGGGAATACAGACGGTTTCGCAAAATATTGCTGGAAATGGGATTTATTATGCTGCAGGAATCGGTTTATACAAAAATTGCGTTAACGACAACCATTTCCGAGCAAATTACCAATCGTCTGCGGCATGAAAAGCCGGCGAACGGATTGGTACAGATATTGCGCGTGACGGAAAAACAATTTGAAAACATGGAAACCCTGGTAGGGGAATATAGCAGCAACGTGATTGATACCGATGAAAAGGTGGTTATTCTATGA